From one Drosophila subpulchrella strain 33 F10 #4 breed RU33 chromosome 3L, RU_Dsub_v1.1 Primary Assembly, whole genome shotgun sequence genomic stretch:
- the LOC119555206 gene encoding LOW QUALITY PROTEIN: uncharacterized protein LOC119555206 (The sequence of the model RefSeq protein was modified relative to this genomic sequence to represent the inferred CDS: deleted 1 base in 1 codon), producing MQAKSSSSAGNNNCNQNKDAALLTLKPAQGQSTKSGHAHEFRHGGGGDDDGDDVAMRCDAMRCSRQTAYCHRRPASPEPQSHRQPLPAISHLQEQR from the exons ATGCAGGCCAAGTCGAGCAGCAGCGCCGGCAACAACAATTGCAACCAAAACAAAGATGCTGCGCTCCTGACACTGAAACCCGCACAAGGCCAATCGACGAAATCAGGCCACGCACACGAATTCCGGCACGGTGGCGGTGGCGATGACGATGGCGATGACGTAGCGATGCGATGCGATGCGATGCGATGCTCCCGGCAAACGGCCTAT TGCCACAGAAGGCCGGCTTCCCCAGAACCCCAGAGCCACAGACAACCACTCCCAGCCATCTCCCATCTCCAGGAGCAGAGGTAA
- the LOC119553115 gene encoding uncharacterized protein LOC119553115: protein MDINLLALCVVLVGSVLGRKDNHYQVVGVDCEENEAVSCLMIKCPTGGYCPAENFCFNPKCVCRTGYRRLRGVCVPKHNSIHLNKATLETALLRLPYREYYF, encoded by the exons ATGGATATCAACTTGCTGGCACTGTGTGTTGTGTTAGTTGGATCAGTTTTAGGACGAAAAG ATAATCATTACCAAGTAGTGGGCGTAGATTGTGAGGAAAACGAGGCGGTCAGTTGCCTGATGATTAAATGCCCCACTGGCGGCTATTGTCCTGCGGAGAACTTCTGCTTTAATCCCAAGTGCGTTTGCCGCACAGGATATCGACGGCTTCGAGGTGTCTGTGTGCCAAAACACAATTCTATTCACCTGAACAAAGCTACTTTGGAAACCGCCCTGCTCAGACTTCCCTATAGAGAGTATTACTTTTGA